TCAAGTCCTAAAGATTTTAACTGCTCTTTTGTGACATCATTTATGTAAAAAACACCTTCAACACAGGCTTCTTTTTCACCGCTTTTTAACAGAGTTTTATCTGTCTTAGCACCTAACAGAAAATTGAGCGAGTCCACAATGATAGATTTACCCGCTCCTGTTTCACCGCTCAAAACAGTCAATCCGTTTTCTAACGATATTTCAAGTTCTTTTATGATTGCTATGTTCTTAATGACCAGAGTTTTTAACATACAGATAAATTATAGCATATTATCTTATAATATCATTCAATTTTTGCATTATTTTGTCAACGACAGAATCATCCTTGCAAACTATCAAAAAAGTATCATCCCCTGCTATACAGCCCAAAACCCCATCAAAGCCTGATTTGTCAATAAGCATGGCGGCTGCATTTGCACTTCCACTCAAAGTTTTGACAACAATTAAATTATTGGCGTTTTCAATTGATATAACGCTCTCTCTAAACATATTAGTTAATTTAACGCTGACATTGGAATTGCCTGTTTTTTCTAAAGCGTATTTATACTTCCGCGAATCGCTTAAAACTTTTATAAGCCCAAGTTCTTTTATGTCCCTTGATATTGTTGCTTGGGTCACATCAAAATTGGCTTTTTTTAACTCGGCGACAAGCTCTTCTTGAGTTTCGATTTCTTTTTTTGATATAATTTCAAGAATTTTGGTTTGTCTTGTAGTTCTTCCCATGTTTACTCCTTATTGGTACTCCAATTATTAAGTTTTGTAAGCAGCTTCTTATAAAAATCTGAAGGTTTTACTTTTATAAATCCTGCCATGATTTTGTGTTTGGAAATAATAATTTTCTTTAAGTCAAAATTTGATACAGGTATTCCGTCTGCAATAATAACCGCTTTGGGTGAAAGCGTATTAACTTTTATTTCAATTACTTCGTCTTCGCCTATCACTATTGAACGGTTTCTCAAAGAATGAGAACATACTGGGGTTAAAACCAGCCCTTTTATTGCAGGGCTCAAAATTGGACCTCCTGCACTTAACGAATAGGCAGTAGATCCTGTAGGAGTGCTTACGATAAAGCCATCAGCATTATATTTGTCAACAAGACTGCCGTTAGAATAAACATCAA
This DNA window, taken from Clostridia bacterium, encodes the following:
- the argR gene encoding arginine repressor, translating into MGRTTRQTKILEIISKKEIETQEELVAELKKANFDVTQATISRDIKELGLIKVLSDSRKYKYALEKTGNSNVSVKLTNMFRESVISIENANNLIVVKTLSGSANAAAMLIDKSGFDGVLGCIAGDDTFLIVCKDDSVVDKIMQKLNDIIR